The DNA region TATCAAAATCTTTCGGCTCAGCGCAAATTTTATCCAATATCACCTTACAAATCCGCGAAAAAGAACGTATCGGCATGGTCGGCGCAAACGGCGCCGGAAAATCGACGCTGTTAAAAATACTGGCCGGAGAGCTCGCCTGCGATGCGGGCGAAATCCATAAAGCAAAACAGCTGCGCATCGGTTATCTGGCGCAAAACACGGGGACTGTTTCGCAGGGAACGCTGTGGGAAGAGCTTGCCGGCGTTTTTTCGGATCTGCGGGAAATGGAACGGGAATTGCGCGATTTGGAAAACAAAATTGCCGACCCGGCCCTGTTTGCGGATGCGGCAAGCCACGAAACGGCCATGCGCAAATATGCGGAGTTGGCGGAAACTTTCCGGGAAAGCGGCGGCTATGCCGTCGACGCGAAAATTCGCGGCGTGTTGCACGGAATGGGCTTTGCCGAAACGGACCCGGACACGGCGGTCAAAAATTTGAGCGGCGGGCAGAAGACACGCCTGGCTTTGGCCAAATTGCTGCTGCAGGAACCCGATCTGCTCATTCTTGACGAGCCGACGAACCATTTGGACATTCCCGCGCTAACCTGGCTGGAACATTATTTGCGGGCTTACCGCGGGGCGATGCTCATCGTTTCGCACGACCGTTACTTTCTGGACGCCGTCGTCGAGACGATCATCGAGATTGAACGCGCGTCGGCCAAACAATACAGCGGCAATTACAGCAAATACATCGCGTTGAAAGCCGCCGATTATGAAGCGGAAATGAAGCGGTATGAGAAACAGCAGGACGAAATCGCGCGAATGGAAGACTTTATACGCCGCAATATCGTTCGCGCGTCGACAACCAGGCGGGCGCAAAGCAGGCGCAAAATGCTGGAACGCATGGATGTGCTAGAGAGACCAAAAGGCGACTTGAAGAAGGCCCGGTTCGCGTTCGATTTTGACCGTGCCACCGGAAAAAACGTATTGGAGGTAAGCAACCTGGCGGGCGGTTACGACAGGGGAACCATTTTCCGGGGTATTGATCTGCATCTGCAGCGCGGGGAGACGGTCGCTTTGATCGGACCAAACGGCGTCGGCAAATC from Bacilli bacterium includes:
- a CDS encoding ABC-F family ATP-binding cassette domain-containing protein yields the protein MLLQATGISKSFGSAQILSNITLQIREKERIGMVGANGAGKSTLLKILAGELACDAGEIHKAKQLRIGYLAQNTGTVSQGTLWEELAGVFSDLREMERELRDLENKIADPALFADAASHETAMRKYAELAETFRESGGYAVDAKIRGVLHGMGFAETDPDTAVKNLSGGQKTRLALAKLLLQEPDLLILDEPTNHLDIPALTWLEHYLRAYRGAMLIVSHDRYFLDAVVETIIEIERASAKQYSGNYSKYIALKAADYEAEMKRYEKQQDEIARMEDFIRRNIVRASTTRRAQSRRKMLERMDVLERPKGDLKKARFAFDFDRATGKNVLEVSNLAGGYDRGTIFRGIDLHLQRGETVALIGPNGVGKSTLLKILAGKITPLTGNVVWGANVRLGYYDQELEQLTPANTVLEEVWNDFPRLEEVKIRTVLGGFLFSGDDVKKRIADLSGGEKARVSLAKLMLKRANVLILDEPTNHLDLFSKEVLESALLEFTGTLLFVSHDRYFLNKMAERIIELSPDGAQHFLGNYDDYVDKKKELAAVAVAGTGAVAGTVAGAFAGSSAVAGTVAGTDAGKHPGDKTQHGAAGPVKTDYDAEKRSKQEERGRMRKIEALEQEISALEQQINQLQNELALPEVYQDYIAVQQKQAEIAEKNAALERCYAEWEKLQERM